The proteins below are encoded in one region of Lactuca sativa cultivar Salinas chromosome 3, Lsat_Salinas_v11, whole genome shotgun sequence:
- the LOC111892899 gene encoding small heat shock protein, chloroplastic, producing the protein MAASLAVKRGTIGVATVLNKLLNPLRSVSAVPSVQRCFNTNSSQMTAYDDDNRGVDVDRRADTTVSRRRDNDLFSDVFDPFSPPRSLSQIFNMMDQFMGNPLMSSSRGGGFSTRRGWDAKEDNDSLNFRFDMPGIDKDNVKISVEQNTLVIRAEAEKETEDEEEPPRRYSSRIDLPLNAYKVDEIKAELKNGVLKIRVPKVKEEERKDVRQIQVE; encoded by the exons ATGGCAGCTTCACTCGCTGTTAAGAGGGGCACCATTGGCGTTGCAACCGTGCTTAACAAGCTATTAAATCCACTCCGATCTGTTTCTGCTGTTCCTTCCGTCCAACGGTGCTTCAACACTAATTCGTCCCAGATGACTGCCTATGACGATGACAATCGCGGTGTCGATGTCGATCGCCGCGCCGATACAACTGTCTCTCGCCGCCGTGATAATGATCTATTTTCTG ACGTATTCGATCCGTTTTCTCCACCGAGAAGCCTAAGCCAGATCTTCAACATGATGGATCAGTTCATGGGGAATCCGCTTATGTCGAGCTCTCGAGGAGGAGGATTCAGTACGAGACGGGGATGGGACGCAAAGGAAGACAACGATTCTCTCAACTTTCGGTTCGACATGCCAGGTATAGACAAAGACAACGTTAAGATCTCTGTGGAGCAGAACACTCTGGTGATTCGTGCAGAGGCGGAGAAGGAAACGGAGGATGAGGAGGAGCCGCCGCGGAGGTACTCTAGCAGGATTGATCTGCCGCTAAACGCATACAAGGTTGATGAAATAAAGGCGGAGCTGAAGAACGGTGTACTGAAAATTAGGGTTCCGAAAGTGAAGGAAGAGGAGAGGAAAGATGTGAGGCAGATTCAGGTGGAGTGA